The DNA sequence GACGCTGGCCCTGCTGGCCGCCGGGAAACATGTGTTCTGCGAAAAGCCGCTGGCGCCGAACCACGCCGATGCGCTTGCGATGAGCGATGCCGCCGAGGCGGCCGGGCTCGTCAACATGGTCAACCTGACCTATCGCAACACTCCGGTGATCCAGGAGGCGCGGCGCATGGTGCAGGCCGGCGAGATCGGCGAGTTGCGCCATGTCGAGGCGAGCTACCGGCAAAGCTGGCTGGTCAGCAAGTTCTGGGGCGATTGGCGGGTCGACGACAAATGGCTGTGGCGCCTGTCGGGCCGGCACGGTTCGACAGGCGTTTTGGGCGACGTCGGCATCCATATCCTCGACTTCGCGACCTATGGGGCGGCCGAGGATATCGTCAGCCTGCATGCCGATCTGGTGACGTTTCCGAAGGCGGAGGGCGACCGCATCGGCGACTATGTGCTCGACGTCAATGACAGCTTGGCGATAACGGCGCGGCTCGGTTCAGGCGCGCTGGCCACGATCATGGCCAGCCGCTACACGACAGGCCACGGCAATGATTTGTCGCTGGCCCTGCACGGTACCAAGGGCGCGATCAAGGTCGAGACCGACGGCAAGGTTTCGAAACTGTCCGCTTGCCTGGGTGACGACGTCGATCAGCACCGTTGGCGGACGCTGACGCCACCTGGCGTCAAGCACAACGCCCGGCGCTTTGTCGATGCGCTGGACACGGGACAGAACGGCGATCCGTCGTTCCGGCGGGCCGCCGACATGCAAAGGCTGATCGACGCGGCCTTCGAAAGTTCAGCGACCAAGTTGCCGGTCTCGATCGGCTGAAATCATCATCCGGCCGGCTGAGCCGGCCAGAACCGACTTTCGGAAAATCTCAGTAGGCGCTCGGCATGATCCAAGGGTTCACCGTGATGCCGAGCCGGGGACCCTTGCCGTCGGTCGTGGCTTCCGTGGAGGCCTTCTTGTCGACTGAGCCGGTCGAAGCGCAATCG is a window from the Mesorhizobium australicum WSM2073 genome containing:
- a CDS encoding Gfo/Idh/MocA family protein; its protein translation is MHRLLLLGTGWIAAHHIEEFGQVPGCAIVACVDHLPGRAAAFAAANKIGTFFESLDAAIAWGEFDAAINATPDQVHKATTLALLAAGKHVFCEKPLAPNHADALAMSDAAEAAGLVNMVNLTYRNTPVIQEARRMVQAGEIGELRHVEASYRQSWLVSKFWGDWRVDDKWLWRLSGRHGSTGVLGDVGIHILDFATYGAAEDIVSLHADLVTFPKAEGDRIGDYVLDVNDSLAITARLGSGALATIMASRYTTGHGNDLSLALHGTKGAIKVETDGKVSKLSACLGDDVDQHRWRTLTPPGVKHNARRFVDALDTGQNGDPSFRRAADMQRLIDAAFESSATKLPVSIG